The proteins below are encoded in one region of Pomacea canaliculata isolate SZHN2017 linkage group LG7, ASM307304v1, whole genome shotgun sequence:
- the LOC112569312 gene encoding neurotrypsin-like → MYRLIASCLICYLLVQRSASQQTVRLANGTWWAGRLEIFHQGQWSRVCDRMFGKQNAQVACRMLGFDSPEALVVSSAMYGEGSGKIAPYNYTCRGTEASLTGCKYTWHNDDFCSQSKAVGVACVVLSTQLRLAGTRRTRQDMGRVEILFGAAWTTPCVSSFSSSLAKVICRQMNYPSQAATAVEPSSFGPRTGRFLVAGIVCTGMESNILGCFQTFNGFSDTCSSSELGVICSDSSPSLFIVVETSSTSPAYPLMEGTNVTLKCVSSQRGLSHLNFSWPETAGGRPSGEYLIFDNLTRSHNGGRVRCMASYGQPPRTQIATSDTLAMDVYYRPVVRIKWEGNTCEPLESSPSRCVVSQDQQVILYCEADSNPPPASVRWSGQVESATGQLYSCTYLLHRGAGTMVDTSVLCRLNQCPVMAVRH, encoded by the exons ATGTACAGGCTCATCGCATCTTGTCTCATATGTTATCTCTTGGTTCAACGATCGG CGAGCCAGCAGACCGTGCGGTTGGCTAACGGGACCTGGTGGGCGGGACGCCTTGAGATATTCCATCAAGGGCAATGGAGTAGAGTGTGTGATCGTATGTTTGGTAAACAGAACGCTCAGGTGGCCTGTAGGATGCTGGGATTTGACAG TCCTGAAGCACTAGTTGTCAGTTCTGCGATGTACGGGGAAGGTTCAGGCAAGATTGCACCATACAACTACACGTGTCGGGGTACTGAAGCCAGTCTGACAGGGTGTAAATACACGTGGCACAATGACGACTTCTGCAGCCAAAGTAAAGCTGTCGGTGTTGCCTGCGTTGTCT tatcTACTCAACTTCGTCTAGCGGGTACTCGGCGCACAAGACAGGATATGGGTCGTGTTGAAATATTATTTGGGGCTGCATGGACTACTCCTTGTGTCAGTAGCTTCAGCAGTAGCCTTGCTAAGGTCATCTGCAGACAGATGAATTATCCCTC ACAAGCAGCAACTGCTGTGGAGCCATCATCCTTTGGTCCGAGGACAGGACGTTTCCTTGTCGCTGGTATTGTGTGCACGGGCATGGAGTCCAATATACTGGGCTGTTTCCAGACATTTAATGGCTTCAGTGATACCTGCTCTTCATCTGAGCTTGGCGTAATCTGCAGtgatt CAAGCCCCTCGCTATTCATCGTTGTGGAGACAAGCTCTACCAGCCCTGCCTACCCACTGATGGAGGGAACCAATGTTACACTGAAATGCGTCTCCTCACAGCGAGGTCTGTCACATCTCAACTTCTCTTGGCCAGAGACTGCAGGTGGCCGTCCTTCTGGTGAATACCTCATCTTTGACAACCTGACCAGATCACACAATGGAGGCAGAGTGAGGTGTATGGCCAGCTATGGACAGCCTCCTAGAACTCAAATTGCTACGAGTGACACATTGGCAATGGATGTTTATT ATCGGCCTGTGGTTAGAATCAAATGGGAAGGGAACACGTGTGAACCTCTGGAGTCCAGTCCAAGTCGCTGTGTTGTCAGTCAAGACCAGCAAGTCATTCTTTACTGtgaggctgacagcaaccctccTCCTGCTTCTGTAAGATGGTCTGGACAGGTTGAGAGTGCAACTggacagctgtacagctgtacatACCTTCTGCACAGAGGAGCTGGCACAATGGTCGATACATCTGTACTGTGTCGTCTAAACCAGTGTCCAGTGATGGCCGTCAGACACTAA
- the LOC112567618 gene encoding uncharacterized protein LOC112567618 produces MYRLIASCLICYLTVPRSGGQLTARLANGTSSAGRLEVLYNGQWGTVCDDEFGKSDGQVACRMLGFDSPGALVVGSSVFGAGSGNILLDNLACGGTEISLAHCRHGGYYLHDCGHTEDVGVICNVLSSQLRLTGTRRTREDMGRVEILLGAAWTTLCVSSYSSSLAKVICRQTNFPSQASASVEPSSFGPRKGHFFVAGIVCTGMESNILGCFQTVTGFSDTCSSSELGVICSDASSSLFIIVETKSTSTAYPLMEGTKVTLKCVSSQRGLSHLNFSWPETAGGRPSGEYLIFDKLTRSHNGGRVRCMASYGQPPTRQIVTSDTLTMDVYYRPVVRIKWEGNTCEPLESSPSRCVVSQYQQVILYCEADSNPPPASVRWSGPVNNVTGQLQISSAHKTNHNGRYFCIVSSESVSSDGRLPLNSTYSFEVIVKYSSQVLSFQVNEEVQWVVTVPEHSGVFMRCEAEGRPSPHMTIVRDTGDKREVASRPRGALQLTDQRVVLTYNLTAAPYEASGNYRCVVDNGVGKDIQSIRNYVVSSQLTARLANGTWWSGRLEVLYDGRWNTVCDDDFDKNDARVACRMLGFDSPEALFVGSKMYGAGSGNILLDDLACTGTETSLAKCTHKGYNNHNCNHGKDVGVVCTILSSQLRLAGTRRTREDMGRVEILFGAAWTTPCVSTFSSSLAKVLCRQMNFPSKAATAVEPSSFGPRTGFLVAGIVCTGMESNILGCFQTVTGFNDTCSSPELGVICSDSSSSLFIVVETSSTSPAYPLMEATNVTLKCVSSQRGLSHLNFSWPETAGGRPSGEYLIFDNLTRSHNGGRVRCMASYGQPPRTQIATSDTLTMDVYYRPVIRIKWEGNACEPLESSPSRCVVSQYQQVILYCEADSNPPPASTRWSGLVNSVTGQLQISSAHKTNHNGRYFCIVSSESVSSDGRLPLNATYSFEVIVKYRAHVLNFQINAEARTVVTVAENSSVRMRCEAEGRPSPHMTIVSASNDKREIASRPRGAVELYDQSVELTYDLTAAPCEAAGDYRCEVDNGVGQESRNIRLYVECAPRIKNGEEQPAILTFDVNQGLFSFQLTAYPTPKVKKMLYLGQYTNDSTEGTSVSDKIYVNCKGNSSLPASVICNITTINMTKR; encoded by the exons ATGTACAGGCTCATCGCATCTTGTCTCATATGTTATCTCACGGTTCCGCGGTCCG GGGGTCAGTTGACGGCGCGTTTGGCTAACGGGACATCGTCGGCAGGACGCCTGGAGGTGTTGTACAACGGGCAatggggcacagtgtgtgacgATGAATTTGGTAAAAGCGATGGTCAGGTGGCATGTAGGATGCTGGGATTTGACAG tccaGGAGCATTAGTTGTGGGCTCCTCTGTATTTGGAGCAGGTTCAGGAAACATTTTGCTCGACAACCTGGCGTGTGGGGGTACAGAAATTAGTCTGGCACATTGTAGGCACGGAGGGTACTATTTGCACGACTGTGGGCACACAGAAGATGTTGGTGTCATCTGCAATGTTt TATCTAGTCAACTTCGTCTAACGGGTACTCGGCGAACAAGAGAGGATATGGGTCGTGTGGAAATATTACTTGGGGCTGCATGGACTACTCTTTGTGTCAGTAGCTACAGCAGTAGCCTTGCAAAGGTCATCTGCAGACAGACGAACTTTCCCTC ACAAGCATCAGCTTCTGTGGAGCCATCATCCTTTGGACCGAGGAAAGGACATTTCTTTGTCGCTGGTATTGTGTGCACGGGCATGGAGTCCAACATACTGGGCTGTTTCCAGACAGTTACTGGCTTCAGTGATACCTGCTCTTCATCTGAGCTTGGAGTAATCTGCAGTGAtg CAAGCTCCTCTCTTTTCATCATTGTGGAGACAAAGTCTACCAGCACTGCCTACCCACTGATGGAGGGAACCAAAGTTACACTGAAATGCGTCTCCTCACAGCGAGGTCTGTCACATCTTAACTTCTCTTGGCCAGAGACTGCAGGTGGCCGTCCTTCTGGTGAATACCTCATCTTTGACAAGCTGACCAGATCACACAATGGAGGCAGAGTGAGGTGTATGGCCAGCTATGGACAGCCTCCGACAAGGCAAATTGTGACCAGTGACACATTGACAATGGATGTTTATT ATCGGCCTGTGGTTAGAATAAAATGGGAAGGAAACACGTGTGAACCTCTGGAGTCCAGTCCAAGTCGCTGTGTTGTCAGTCAATACCAGCAAGTCATTCTTTACTGtgaggctgacagcaaccctccTCCTGCTTCTGTAAGATGGTCTGGACCGGTTAACAATGTCACCGGACAGTTACAAATATCCTCTGCACACAAGACCAATCACAATGGTCGATACTTCTGTATTGTGTCTTCTGAGTCAGTGTCCAGTGATGGCCGTCTGCCACTAAATTCAACATACAGCTTTGAAGtcattgtaaaat ACTCATCTCAAGTGCTGAGCTTTCAAGTCAACGAAGAGGTGCAATGGGTTGTGACTGTTCCTGAACACTCCGGAGTGTTCATGCGGTGTGAAGCTGAGGGGAGACCATCACCTCACATGACGATTGTCCGTGACACGGGAGACAAGCGAGAGGTCGCCAGCAGACCCCGAGGTGCACTGCAGCTCACTGACCAAAGAGTAGTGTTAACATATAACTTGACTGCCGCACCTTACGAGGCTTCAGGTAACTACAGGTGTGTGGTGGACAACGGAGTTGGAAAAGATATTCAGAGCATCAGGAATTACGTTGTTT CAAGTCAGCTGACAGCTCGTTTGGCGAACGGGACGTGGTGGTCGGGGCGCCTGGAGGTGTTGTACGACGGGCGATGGAATACAGTGTGTGACGATGACTTTGATAAAAACGACGCTCGGGTGGCCTGTAGGATGCTGGGATTTGACAG tccCGAAGCACTATTTGTTGGCTCTAAGATGTACGGGGCAGGTTCAGGAAACATTTTGCTGGACGACTTGGCGTGTACGGGTACAGAAACCAGCTTGGCAAAATGTACCCACAAAGGGTACAATAACCACAACTGTAACCATGGAAAAGATGTCGGTGTCGTCTGCACCATCC TTTCTAGTCAACTTCGTCTAGCGGGTACCCGGCGCACAAGAGAGGATATGGGTCGTGTGGAAATATTATTTGGGGCTGCATGGACTACTCCTTGTGTCAGTACCTTCAGCAGTAGCCTTGCAAAAGTCCTTTGCAGACAGATGAACTTTCCCTC aaaagcaGCAACTGCTGTGGAGCCATCATCCTTTGGACCGAGGACAGGTTTCCTTGTCGCTGGTATTGTGTGCACGGGCATGGAGTCCAACATACTGGGCTGTTTCCAGACAGTTACGGGCTTCAATGATACCTGCTCTTCACCTGAGCTTGGAGTAATCTGCAGtgatt CAAGCTCCTCTCTTTTCATCGTTGTGGAGACAAGCTCTACCAGCCCTGCCTACCCACTGATGGAGGCAACCAATGTTACACTGAAATGCGTCTCCTCACAGCGAGGTCTGTCACATCTTAACTTCTCTTGGCCAGAGACTGCAGGTGGCCGTCCTTCTGGTGAATACCTCATCTTTGACAACCTGACCAGATCACACAATGGAGGCAGAGTGAGGTGTATGGCCAGCTATGGACAGCCTCCGAGAACTCAAATTGCTACGAGTGACACATTGACAATGGATGTTTATT ATCGGCCTGTGATTAGAATAAAATGGGAAGGGAACGCGTGTGAACCTCTGGAGTCCAGTCCAAGTCGCTGTGTTGTCAGTCAATACCAGCAAGTCATTCTTTACTGtgaggctgacagcaaccctccTCCTGCTTCCACAAGATGGTCTGGACTGGTTAACAGTGTCACCGGACAGTTACAAATATCCTCTGCACATAAGACCAATCACAATGGTCGATACTTCTGTATTGTGTCTTCTGAGTCTGTGTCCAGTGATGGCCGTCTGCCTCTAAATGCAACATACAGCTTTGAAGtcattgtaaaat ACCGAGCCCACGTATTAAACTTCCAAATAAACGCTGAAGCCAGAACGGTTGTGACCGTTGCTGAAAACTCTagcgtgcgcatgcgctgtgaagCTGAGGGGAGGCCATCACCTCACATGACGATTGTCAGTGCTTCAAACGACAAGCGAGAAATCGCCAGCAGGCCTCGAGGTGCAGTTGAGCTTTATGATCAAAGTGTAGAGTTAACATATGACTTGACTGCAGCACCTTGCGAGGCGGCAGGTGACTACAGGTGTGAGGTGGACAACGGAGTTGGACAAGAAAGTCGTAACATTAGGCTTTACGTTGAGT GTGCTCCTAGGATAAAGAATGGCGAAGAACAACCTGCAATTCTAACTTTTGATGTAAACCAAggccttttcagttttcaacTGACAGCATACCCAACACCTAAAGTCAAGAAAATGCTCTACCTCGGGCAATACACTAACGACAGCACCGAAGGGACATCAGTCTCGGATAAAATTTATGTCAATTGTAAGGGGAACAGCTCTTTACCTGcctcagtcatctgcaacatcaccaccatcaacatGACAAAACGCTGA